In Citrus sinensis cultivar Valencia sweet orange chromosome 3, DVS_A1.0, whole genome shotgun sequence, the sequence TCAGTCCCTTGTACATTTTGACATCTCCTCCAATTACCAGGGATGCTAAATTGGTGGGAAAGCCTTCTTCTGGAAATGATAAGATACTTGGACATTGCCCTATACTCAAATGTTCAAGAAAGTTGAGTCTGTGCATGTCATTAGGCAGGGCCTCAAGCTTCTCACAGTTGGCAATCACAACTGTTGAAATGCAGTTGGGAAGCCCCCTTTCTGGGAATGAAACAAGACTTGGACAATTCCATATATAAATGCTCTGTAAAATGTTAAGATTGTGCAGTCTATCTGGAATTGACTTCAGCTTTGGACAATCCCTTATATAGAGGTATTCAAGCGCCTCAAGGAATCGGATTCCTGATGATAAACTAGTCAGCTTAGGGCAATCCAAAACCATAAGGTGTTTCAAATTCATTGTTGAAGAAagcaatgaagaagaagaagatgcaTCGTCTTCACCATCAACCAAACACTGCATGTTCTGACAATGCAATATCTCAAGCATTTTAAGAGATGAAGGTAGCTTGCACCTTGTGATGAATGTTAGAGAATCACAACGGCTAATACGCAACCTTTCGAGTAGTGAATTGCTGGCCATCATTGCCTCAGGTAAGGATTTTAGAGCTGTGCTCTTTCCAATCCTAAGAGAGTGCAGCTTATTTGGGGGGAAAATTAGTTCTGGAAAGGAAACCAAACTTATGCAGTTTTCTTCAATTGACACCTCTTCAGGGTAAGCAAGCATATGTAGCCCTTGGCCAGGTTTCTTATCCGATCTAAAGATCCCATGCTGCTTCCACGACTTGATCTGTTCAGAATTGCCAATGGCCAAAGTTTCTAATATCTCAAATCCTGGAGTCAATAATTTTCCAAActccaaaatatttgaaatagtCATAGGTTTTAACATTGAAGAGTCAGTTGGACTACCGTATAGCATCCCTTTGCACCCAGTTATAAGTAACGAACTATTTGAAATAGTCATAGTCTTTATCAACTTTGAGTCCACTGGAATTCTGCACACTAGTTCTTTGCATGTATCAACTTCTAATCTGCAGAGGACTGGAAAGCCTGATAATGAAACAACCAACTTTTGACATGTAGCAACAACAAGTGTCTCCAAGGAGGGCAGAAGCTCAGGCAATTTTCCAGAGAGTTTTGGACATTCCATAATCGAAAGTTTATGGAGGCGAGGAAATATTTCAACACGGTCAGCATGGTCATTTCCTTTGATATTGGTGTCCCAATACTCCCATTCCGGTAAATTCTCAAAACTTAGAATCTCCAGTGATTGAAAAGGCTTTGAGAAACCTTTCCCATAAACCTCAGAACCTATGCTTTTTAGTTTGGTCAGCCCTTGAATGGTGAGTTCTCTCAGTGAGCTCAATAACCCAAGGGACAGCAATGATGTGCAATTCCAACagttttctaattttaggaCCTCCATCTTGGAGAACAGTGGATCTCCTAACCAAGAAGGAAACCTTGCACCATTATATTGCTTGATTGCgagattttttatacatttatgaGGTTGTAATTTGTCGAGTACCCCAACTGCATATTCTTCCATAACTTCGTCTTGTGAATTGTCAAATTGAGACCCCCATTCTAGAGACAATGTTTTTAGATTCTCCTTCTCAcataaagtggcttctctcACTTTCTGTGAATCATTCACATTCTCTAATCCAGAAATACAAAGTTCACCACcgagaaattttaaatttttcaaatcttcCAAACCAGATATAGCTTCACCTTTGCCCACAATGAAATTGGACAATGTTCGAAGATTCTTCAACTCCTTCATTCCAAGTGGCATCTCTCTCAGTAAATTCGCACCTTTTATGTCAAGATGATGcaaattgatcaaattcctCATTTTGGATGGCAGCTTTTTTAAACGTGAACAATTTCTTAATATCAGAATTTCCAAGTTCAATAGAGAGTTTGTTGACTCGGGTAAAGTTCTTATCATAGTATCAGCAAGGTTGAGGTACCTTAGAAGtttcaaatcttcaaaagaAACAAGTAACTCGCCAATATAGTATCTCTGCAAAGATAGCACCCTTAACCTTTTGAACTTTGGTAACAAATCAGAGAGAACTATACCAGTTATGTAACTGCATATAGTGCCCCCTCTAATACGTATTGGCAAGAATGTTCGTAGATTTTCAGTCTGATAGAAAACCTCGAACTTGGATCTACCATCATAGCCACCACGGACATAAGAAGAATGACGAACCCTTTCAAATCTTCTCGATATCGCATTGGCCTCCTCTAATCTGAATATAGTTTCTCCAGAAACTAGTTGAGCAAGATCATGTACAAGGTCGTGCATCACAAATTTACAACTATTTCTACTTGATGGTTGAAAAATTGACCTTGACACTAGATCATGAAAGCACTGACTGCCCAAATCCTCCAGCTGCTCATTGTTTTTTGACTGCCGAATAATACCTCCACCAATCCATAAGAAAACCAGCTCCTTctcataaaattcataatcttTGGGAAAAATCGCACAATAAGCAAAAcatcttttcaaataagaaggAAGATGATGGTAACTCAATCTTAACACAGGAAGAATGCCACTTTGTTGAGGTAAATCCCATATTTTGCTATCCAATATATCTTCCCACAGATCGCACCTGGTAGTACGTAGAAGGCCCCCAAGAGATTTTGCTGCCAGGGGCAATCCTCCACACTTGCCAACAACTTTCTTGCGGAATAATTCTGAAATTTGATGTGCTTTAAGAGATCTACTCTCATATGCATGCTTTATGAAAATAGACCAGCAATCCTCATCTAACAAACGCTTGAGATTATAATGTTTAATTGGTCCCATTGTAGATGCAACATGTGAATGGCGTGTGGTGATAATCATCTTACTGTTTGGAGCAGCAGCTAGTAAGGGAGCCTTCAAGTGTACCCACAAGCTGTAATCCTCATTCCAAACATCATCTAAGACTAGCAAGAATCTTTTCCCATCGACAGCCGTTTTCAAGTCTACCTGCACTTCATTTAAAGTGTTTAGATGACAAGGTTTACGGGTGATTGACTCGAGGAGTGCCTTTGAGATGCTCAAAACATCAAAGACGTCAGAGATACAAACCCATGCTTTTATGTCGAACTTGAAATCCTTGGCATTTAGGGACTTGTCATTGTAAACCTCTCGAGCAAGCGTTGTTTTTCCAACTCCTGCCATACCCACAATGGGTATTACTCGAAAGTTCGCATCATCATCAGTTTTTTCATCAGTACTTAACACCATCTTAAGTATTCTTGCCTTATCTTTATCTCTTCCGTATACAGCACGTTCTGTGGGGACACTTGAACTGGGTGGCCTTTGTTGTGCAGCAGAAGCTGATGATGTACCCACTGAACCAGGAATCCGTTGCAGTCCAAGTTCAATTCTTTCATGACAGAGTTGCTCCAATCCGCCACAAATGTCTTTAATCTTGGACCCCATGCTATGATTGAACATAATAGCATTTGGATTCAAACTAGCCGGGATGAAACTAAGAACCTGGCGGGTGCTATCCTGATTTTCTGCCATTAACTTACTCTCCAGAGCTTGGGTAGcaaactcatcaagaatgTCCTCAGCATCATAAGCCAAGTCTTGAAGATCGTCCAGCCACATCTTCACAGCCTCGTCCGTCAGTTGCTTCTCCTCTGCATCCCTGAGCACCGCCTGGATCATCCTCAGCTTCTTTTCCCACTTCTTGAGCTCCGAATCGACCCCGCCTCCAAGTTGACGTACAAAGCTGAATAAATCAGGGGAAGCCAATCTGTCAAACAAAACCTGGAACAAGGCATTGAGTAAGATCTCTCCCACAGCAACCATGGTTTCGTagcaaacaagaaaaaatggtTTGATAGAAAGCAAAGAGAAACTGAAAATGGTTTGATGTAAGGACGATTGGATTCTGAAAATTTGGGATTAGAGATTCAGATTCGTTAGAACAAAAGAGTTGACTGACAGCCTTGCTTTTCTTTAAtagattaatatatatatatatacatatatacatcgATGTTAAAAACTCCTCATCAAAAAATATTAGGGTCGCTAAAATCTCAACGGTTATTTACACTTAAAAAAAGttctataatatatatttttttaaatgaaaaaaattaagtactaaaatataaaaataatttagcattaaggataatgatataaataaatatagtattattttgttgacaCCCGATTCGACCACACCTTATAAATATCCAATTATCTTTCTTTAAATGTTAGTTACTTTCTTTAAATCTAGCACTAGAgagaaagataatttttctgaaaaatgtTTAGTtatatacaataaatttattgatgaaaGTGATCTATTCACTTTTCTTCCATGGAATTAACTCTTGCCATGGCGCagtttgaataaaaaatgtattaattcTTTGATTAAGTAAGTTAAGTTCAACAGTTgccttttttataaaaaaaaaagaagaaaattttagttGCTTGTAGAACTCTTTATCTCAAGAGAAACTGACATAGTTCTTTCGctaataatttaaagtaaGGTGTCATGTTtaatataatctaattttcaaaaatatttatttaatttaaactcttttaaaaatttttagtattatttagttatattttcaataaaatttttgacagttaaataaattattttgtctttatttacagaaatttaaatttaaaacttttaaaaatagacGTTGCAAAacttatttaacaaattaaattatttaaaatattctcgtaacataattttaaatatttttattaaaataatttataatatttaataaaaattctcattaataaacaaacaattaaacTATCTtcaataaaaactctaattacataaactctatttaaaaaattatacgaAAAGCAGCGTTAATTGGTTGTTGTTTGTTTCAAAATACAATGAATTCAGAATAATTATTTAGCCTTTTTCTTTAAGCGGGTTGCCAATCAAAGTCAGGCCGCTAACAGCTAGAAGAATGGTACGGCACTGCCGGGCCTGAGGTAAGAAGGACGGccacatataattttttcattcttcATCTCAGCCAGAGATTATACAAATACAGTTAAATTAGCTCTTAAAAAATGgtattaaaacttttttataaatattaaaaaaacgaAAGTAGTGCCGTaccatttttataaatatttggaaaattgtttaattgagGATCATGAATGGGTGTACTAAGTAAAAAGTTGtgttttacaattattatacGGGtagttttaaatattatgaatATAGTTAAACtcatttatgttttttcttacaaattatttgtattcataatcaattcaaacattttttttaactatctGTCACTTCTTATCTAACTAAGTGATTggcaaaaatttataacaatctaatttttttttcatagttCTTACAAACTTAATGTTATTGTACCTGAAGAttagtttcaaattatgaTTTAGAATACATGTAATTAAAGTCAATATGATAAGTATTAGAAATTCCTTACTCAggaaactttttaatttgagttattattttttcactatGCCAAATATTGCGAAAAAACAAACCATTACATGAATTATTGAAAAGTATTAACATTaacctttttaaaaattatagtttacTACATTTCCATCACATATGTTAATTGACTTGTTAGTTGacttataaaatacaaattttatccttaatgaataactcgtaaaaaaaaaaaagattcaaatCAATGCCATGTCAACTTATAATTTTGCCTTGCTCTTGGCGTTAAACAACATATCATTGCTGATTCAATTTACAATGATaggtaaatgataatattgtaaattaaagaaaatgtagtaaattgttttctaaaaaaaattaatgttgtaaaatgttaccttttaataatttgtgtaGTGATGTATTATTCGCAATACTTAAGGAAAATAACACTAGGACATCAGCATATGACAAATTTGTGTGAAAATTCCGTCCGCCAGACTGTTGGAGTAATTGAACTTGACGTTGTGACCGGGCCGTACCAGTTCAAGATCAGTTTGAATGTGGTAGATATCGAGGCATCGTTCACTTTTGGGAAGACTTTGGTTGGCTCCATTCAGAAGGCCCCTTCCCCATAAGGCCCATCTACGCTGCACCAAAGGGAAAGGGTAAAGTCAAGTTCGTTATCGACGACCAGCTAGTCACTATCTTGGCTGATGACAAAAAAGTAGGCTCAAGAAAGGTAGAAGTTGTGCAGCATGTAGAGTCGGAACTTCAATTCCTATCGTATCAGTTCGAGACAGTCAATTGTATCCCCCTCGACGCGAGGCCACCCAAAAGAATGAAGACGAGCTCACCCGGGTGGAAAATGCTGGCGAAGATGAAATTTCAACCCCTATTTGAGTAAGGCTGGGTCTGTGGATTAGCTTACAAGGAAGGCTTGCGCATGTAATTCTGCCAAGGCACGATCCCCCTTTACTTAGTAGGGCTTGAAAGGCTGGACTATAAGCCCACTCCCCAGGATTACGTTAAGAGAGCAGAGCCGagaaggaaaattttaaaagcaagAAGAAATGGGGAGCCCGACCCGTGCGATCTTATGCCGCCCCCACCACCTCTTTTCTTTACACCAGCTTCCCGATCAAAGGAGAAAGGGCTTTTTTTTATAGAGGTTGGTAAGGGGGATTTGCTTGCTGGCTCTCAGGGCTTATAGTAGGTTCTGTTCTAAGGTATTCCCTTTCATTAGCTACGCGAGGTTAGACCTTGACTGAAAGGAAAGGAGAAGGGACGAGTGGCTTTGATAGCGCATAGAAAGCTGTTTTTGATAGCACCGAAGAACCAGTTGCCACTCACTGGCTCCATATCTCCTTCCCTTTTTCTTGGTCCCCCCGGaaaagctatatatatatatattccccCCTTAAACTCTGTACTATAGCTATTCAGCTGACGAGTTTACCCTAGCTCTTGTGCTTCGGGGAATAATCAGGGAAGGTGTCTAAAAAAGGAAGCAGAGGTTCTTCACTtcgaatgaaaatataattttgccCATATGACATCAGCAGCTCATCATCATTAGACTATTGGCAGTGATAGAAATATATTAAACtgacattttaaaaaagttaatgtAGTGAAGTAATACCTTTCAATAATTCatgtagtattttttttttatttcgaaATACTTGGTgtattaaaaagataataatcctctgaatttatatatatggtaGGCATCaagattacaaaagaaaagcaaaaaacataataattcttttgagttttaacagagagaatataacttaaaaaaatagaaaaatacaatagtctatttttttaaaaaaatggaattaAAGTAGGATTAACTTAAAATTGGGGTTGATGAGTAGATTAGAGGGCTGTAAAAATGTAGTACTCTAAACAGATAAATGGCCACCGAGGCTTCGGCCTTTTGAGTCCTGCTATGGAACTCAACCAAATTCTtctcttatatatttatgataaGTGAGAGTATTTGTGCAAATTTCTGAACTATGTTCTGCAAACATCCGAACAAAATAGGCTAAGTTGGTGATTCGTTGGGAGGAGAGaatggaagaaagaaaaataatttcaattttatttttatttcattatttgattgaacaaaatatataagaatttaatttccatcATAATATAGAATTcgaattatatattattaattcaaatatcTCTTATGTTGGAAACCAAAACTTCCAAACTTACCCTTcaacttttaataataattattaatgtcattaataataattatttataattttattttatcaatttaatattataaataattttatattaattaaatttaatgaatgatttaataaacttaacaaaataaataatcttatttatttaatatgaaaatatggaaatataaattaactgTCACTGGAACTCTACCAAACCATTGCTAGAACGTTACTAGAACTCCACCAAACCACCGTCAAACCATTGCTAGTCGCCGTCAACCGCCATTGGACTACCatctataattatatatatatttctaataaatcatgaattattttagaattttttgacattaaaaaagTTTGGCATTGATAttaacttatatttcattactAATGTAGatagtttaatatttaagggaaaagataaatttatccaaagaaaaaaattataattcctttcactatcaaaatttatgtcaaatcaaataatgaaattcaCTATTTTCTTACACtcttttcttctcattttccctccattccactcttttcctctcctgcagtttcttcaaaccaaagatggcctaataataataagaatggaAAGTTCTTCCCAATTATActccccccccctccccccctcCCCTTCCCTCTTAATTcgagtttttattaaacttattgaACGCATTGCACATCTAATGcaatcattattattacaaaaagaGATATGGACATTTTCACAGaattaagaatatatatataaagatcaTCCAAGGCAGAAAGAGGGACAAAGTTGGTGCAAATCTGAGTATTCTTTTAATGTAACGACAaaatttatccttattaatgaaCACCATCAAATGCAACCCACAAATAACTTAAAAGAGGTTCTATTACTTGATGAGCAAGTTAAATTAATGGCAGCAATTGAGACGTGAtacaattttgattaaatGACATTATCAAAGCATAAGCTCTTAAGTTGATGAAATGGTGATCTCATTAATCTCTTAGTCCAGCTTGACGTCGTCATCCGCTTCATCGTTTCTAATTGCATGAACGAAACCTGGATCTTCTCTTCTGTTTTCTAGAATTGATACAATCAACCATGAAGACTGCAGGGCGTGTCTTGAACTGTTAGAAGCTGCGCTCATCAATAATGACATGTCACTAGCTGCATTAAAATTGCTCGGACTTCACAGTTGCACAGGTCCATGGTATAAGGATCAATGAGTAGCACAGCCTGCCATGGATTTGCACGGCCAATAAGCCTCCATCAGATGTTTCTTGAAACCTCTGGCCAAAGGTGATGCGTTCACAAGTCAACTGGAAAACAAAGTAAAACAAGTGCATTACTGCCAAAAGGTACCTCAGCTACCGCAACAAACAATTAGAATATCAGATGCCGCGATTATCATGGATTTCTTACCTCAACTAATTAAGTGCATCATTTTCCCGAGCATCGATGTGAGGTTTTATGATCTTCATTAAGATGCTGATACCTCAGGATTGAGGACTCCTTCCGTTAAACAATGAACAGGACAACAAGATTAAGATGAAGGAGGTTCTAACAGAGCAGTACcacaacataaatattttacaaaaacttGGGAaatcaaaaatgaaaatttacagcATTGCAAGAAGTTTCAAAAATATCCTCGAGCTTGCACCACATTGCTGTTCTCCATTTCCGGATTGAAAGTGATCCTAACTGTTTAGTAGGTATGCTTGCACCACATTGCAAGAAGTTTCAATGACTTAGTAGGTATGCTTGCACCACATTGCTGTTCTCCATTTCCGGATTGAAAGTGATCATTTCTTCCTCtgagaagaaaaattataaaacaaaatgaagcaTAAAAGTCTATG encodes:
- the LOC102628537 gene encoding putative disease resistance RPP13-like protein 1 produces the protein MVAVGEILLNALFQVLFDRLASPDLFSFVRQLGGGVDSELKKWEKKLRMIQAVLRDAEEKQLTDEAVKMWLDDLQDLAYDAEDILDEFATQALESKLMAENQDSTRQVLSFIPASLNPNAIMFNHSMGSKIKDICGGLEQLCHERIELGLQRIPGSVGTSSASAAQQRPPSSSVPTERAVYGRDKDKARILKMVLSTDEKTDDDANFRVIPIVGMAGVGKTTLAREVYNDKSLNAKDFKFDIKAWVCISDVFDVLSISKALLESITRKPCHLNTLNEVQVDLKTAVDGKRFLLVLDDVWNEDYSLWVHLKAPLLAAAPNSKMIITTRHSHVASTMGPIKHYNLKRLLDEDCWSIFIKHAYESRSLKAHQISELFRKKVVGKCGGLPLAAKSLGGLLRTTRCDLWEDILDSKIWDLPQQSGILPVLRLSYHHLPSYLKRCFAYCAIFPKDYEFYEKELVFLWIGGGIIRQSKNNEQLEDLGSQCFHDLVSRSIFQPSSRNSCKFVMHDLVHDLAQLVSGETIFRLEEANAISRRFERVRHSSYVRGGYDGRSKFEVFYQTENLRTFLPIRIRGGTICSYITGIVLSDLLPKFKRLRVLSLQRYYIGELLVSFEDLKLLRYLNLADTMIRTLPESTNSLLNLEILILRNCSRLKKLPSKMRNLINLHHLDIKGANLLREMPLGMKELKNLRTLSNFIVGKGEAISGLEDLKNLKFLGGELCISGLENVNDSQKVREATLCEKENLKTLSLEWGSQFDNSQDEVMEEYAVGVLDKLQPHKCIKNLAIKQYNGARFPSWLGDPLFSKMEVLKLENCWNCTSLLSLGLLSSLRELTIQGLTKLKSIGSEVYGKGFSKPFQSLEILSFENLPEWEYWDTNIKGNDHADRVEIFPRLHKLSIMECPKLSGKLPELLPSLETLVVATCQKLVVSLSGFPVLCRLEVDTCKELVCRIPVDSKLIKTMTISNSSLLITGCKGMLYGSPTDSSMLKPMTISNILEFGKLLTPGFEILETLAIGNSEQIKSWKQHGIFRSDKKPGQGLHMLAYPEEVSIEENCISLVSFPELIFPPNKLHSLRIGKSTALKSLPEAMMASNSLLERLRISRCDSLTFITRCKLPSSLKMLEILHCQNMQCLVDGEDDASSSSSLLSSTMNLKHLMVLDCPKLTSLSSGIRFLEALEYLYIRDCPKLKSIPDRLHNLNILQSIYIWNCPSLVSFPERGLPNCISTVVIANCEKLEALPNDMHRLNFLEHLSIGQCPSILSFPEEGFPTNLASLVIGGDVKMYKGLIQWGLHRLTALRRLEIDGCHDDEVECFPNEEMGMMLPSSLTHLTIAGFKKLKKLSLMTSLEYLWIKNCPNLASFPELGLPSSLTQLYIDHCPLLKKECKMDKGKEWSKIAHIPCVEIDDKFIYEPQESANENF